The following are from one region of the Escherichia sp. E4742 genome:
- the sorE gene encoding L-sorbose 1-phosphate reductase: MKTTALRLYGKRDLRLETFDLPEMQEDEILATVVTDSLCLSSWKEANLGENHKKVPDDVATHPIIIGHEFCGDILAVGKKWQHKFQPGQRYVIQANLQLPDRPDCPGYSFPWVGGEATHVVIPNEVMEQDCLLAYDGETYFEGSLVEPLSCVIGAFNANYHLQEGTYNHKMGIRPQGRTLILGGTGPMGLLAIDYALHGPVNPSQLVITDTDNNKLSYARKHYPSEPQTLIHYLNAADAAFDTLMALSGGHGFDDIFVFVSNEGLVTLASSLLATDGCLNFFAGPQDKHFSAPINFYDVHYAFTHYVGTSGGNTDDMRAAVKLIEEKKVQAAKVVTHILGLNAAGETTLELPAVGGGKKLVYTGKDLPLTSLTQIQDQALAAILARHQGIWSGEAEQYLLTHAEAISHD, encoded by the coding sequence ATGAAAACAACAGCTCTGCGTCTTTATGGTAAACGTGATTTACGCCTGGAAACCTTTGATCTTCCTGAAATGCAGGAGGATGAAATCCTCGCGACGGTGGTCACCGACAGCCTGTGTCTTTCCTCCTGGAAAGAGGCCAATCTGGGCGAAAACCACAAAAAAGTGCCCGACGATGTGGCAACCCATCCCATCATCATCGGCCACGAGTTTTGCGGCGATATTCTGGCCGTGGGTAAAAAGTGGCAGCACAAATTTCAGCCGGGCCAGCGCTATGTGATTCAGGCCAACCTGCAATTGCCGGATCGCCCGGACTGCCCCGGTTACTCTTTCCCGTGGGTGGGTGGTGAAGCCACACATGTGGTTATCCCAAATGAGGTTATGGAACAGGATTGCCTGCTGGCATACGACGGCGAAACCTACTTTGAAGGCTCGCTGGTTGAACCGCTTTCCTGCGTGATCGGCGCGTTCAACGCCAACTATCATCTTCAGGAAGGCACCTATAACCACAAGATGGGGATTCGCCCGCAAGGGCGCACACTGATCCTCGGCGGCACCGGACCAATGGGACTGTTGGCGATTGATTATGCGCTACATGGACCAGTTAACCCGTCGCAGCTCGTCATTACCGATACCGACAACAACAAATTGAGTTATGCGCGCAAGCACTATCCATCAGAACCGCAAACACTGATTCATTATCTCAATGCCGCCGATGCAGCATTTGATACGTTAATGGCTCTGAGTGGCGGTCACGGCTTCGATGATATTTTCGTCTTTGTGTCTAATGAAGGACTGGTGACTCTCGCCTCTTCCTTGCTGGCGACAGATGGTTGTCTGAATTTCTTCGCCGGACCGCAGGATAAGCACTTCAGCGCGCCAATTAATTTCTACGATGTGCATTATGCCTTTACTCATTACGTTGGCACGTCGGGCGGCAATACCGATGACATGCGTGCGGCGGTCAAACTGATCGAAGAGAAAAAAGTGCAGGCCGCAAAAGTGGTAACACATATTCTTGGGCTGAATGCTGCGGGCGAAACCACGCTTGAATTGCCTGCCGTCGGCGGCGGCAAAAAACTGGTGTATACCGGGAAAGACCTGCCGCTGACGTCACTCACGCAGATTCAGGATCAAGCACTGGCGGCGATTCTGGCGCGTCATCAGGGGATCTGGTCCGGTGAGGCGGAGCAATATCTGCTCACTCATGCAGAGGCAATTAGCCATGATTAA
- a CDS encoding PTS system mannose/fructose/sorbose family transporter subunit IID, with amino-acid sequence MEQRKITRSDLVSMFLRSNLQQASFNFERIHGLGFCYDMIPAIKRLYPLKEDQVAALKRHLVFFNTTPAVCGPVIGVTAAMEEARANGAEIDDGTINGIKVGLMGPLAGVGDPLVWGTLRPITAALGASLALSGNILGPLLFFFIFNAVRLAMKWYGLQLGFRKGVNIVSDMGGNVLQKLTEGASILGLFVMGVLVTKWTSINVPLVVSQTPAADGSTVTMTVQNILDQLCPGLLALGLTLLMVRLLNKKINPVWLIFALFGLGIIGNALGFLS; translated from the coding sequence ATGGAACAGAGAAAAATTACACGCAGCGATCTGGTGAGCATGTTTCTGCGCTCCAACCTGCAACAGGCGTCCTTCAACTTTGAACGCATTCATGGGCTGGGCTTTTGTTACGACATGATCCCCGCCATCAAGCGACTCTACCCATTAAAAGAGGATCAGGTTGCGGCGCTCAAGCGACACCTGGTGTTCTTCAATACCACACCAGCCGTATGTGGTCCGGTCATCGGCGTCACTGCCGCCATGGAAGAGGCGCGGGCCAACGGCGCGGAAATTGATGACGGCACCATTAACGGCATCAAAGTTGGCCTGATGGGACCATTGGCAGGGGTTGGCGATCCACTGGTCTGGGGAACGCTGCGCCCGATTACCGCCGCGCTCGGCGCATCTCTGGCACTTTCGGGCAACATTCTCGGCCCGCTGCTGTTCTTCTTTATTTTCAACGCGGTGCGTCTGGCGATGAAGTGGTATGGCCTACAACTCGGCTTTCGCAAAGGGGTGAATATCGTCAGCGATATGGGCGGGAATGTGCTGCAAAAACTCACCGAAGGCGCGTCGATTCTCGGACTGTTTGTGATGGGCGTGCTGGTCACCAAATGGACGTCGATCAACGTGCCGTTGGTGGTTTCACAAACGCCTGCCGCCGATGGCTCCACCGTCACCATGACCGTGCAGAACATTCTCGACCAACTTTGTCCTGGTTTGCTGGCGCTCGGTCTGACGCTGCTGATGGTGCGTCTGCTCAACAAAAAAATTAACCCGGTATGGCTGATTTTCGCCCTGTTTGGTTTAGGGATTATCGGCAATGCGCTGGGCTTCCTGTCCTGA
- a CDS encoding PTS mannose/fructose/sorbose transporter subunit IIC, translated as MEISTLQIIAIFLFSCIAGMGSVLDEFQTHRPLIACTVIGLILGDLKTGIMLGGTLELIALGWMNVGAAQSPDSALASIISAILVIVGQQSIATGIAIALPVAAAGQVLTVFARTITVVFQHAADKAAEEARFRTLDILHVSALGVQALRVAIPALIVSLFVSADMVSNMLSAIPEFVTHGLQIAGGFIVVVGYAMVLRMMGVKYLMPFFFLGFLAGGYLDLSLLAFGGVGVIMALLYIQLNPQWRKAEPHPQTTTITALDQLDD; from the coding sequence ATGGAAATAAGTACCCTACAAATCATTGCCATATTTCTTTTTTCCTGTATTGCCGGAATGGGCAGCGTGCTGGATGAATTTCAGACTCATCGCCCGTTAATTGCCTGTACGGTGATTGGTTTAATTCTCGGTGATTTAAAAACCGGAATTATGCTCGGTGGTACGCTGGAATTGATAGCTCTCGGCTGGATGAACGTCGGCGCGGCGCAATCTCCGGATTCTGCACTCGCCAGCATAATCTCCGCCATTCTGGTTATCGTTGGTCAGCAAAGCATCGCCACCGGTATTGCCATCGCGTTGCCTGTGGCTGCGGCAGGCCAGGTGCTGACGGTGTTTGCCCGTACCATCACCGTAGTGTTCCAGCACGCGGCGGATAAAGCAGCGGAAGAGGCGCGGTTTCGCACTCTCGATATTCTGCATGTCTCCGCGCTTGGCGTGCAGGCACTGCGCGTTGCGATTCCGGCACTGATTGTCTCGCTGTTCGTCAGCGCCGATATGGTGAGCAATATGCTGAGCGCCATTCCCGAATTTGTGACCCATGGACTGCAGATTGCTGGCGGTTTTATCGTGGTGGTCGGTTACGCCATGGTGCTTCGCATGATGGGCGTGAAATATTTGATGCCTTTCTTTTTCCTCGGTTTCCTCGCAGGTGGCTACCTCGATCTCAGTCTGCTGGCTTTCGGTGGCGTCGGCGTAATCATGGCCCTGCTCTACATCCAGTTAAATCCACAGTGGCGTAAAGCTGAACCACATCCCCAGACCACCACTATCACCGCCCTTGACCAACTTGATGATTAA
- a CDS encoding PTS system mannose/fructose/N-acetylgalactosamine-transporter subunit IIB, giving the protein MNITLARIDDRLIHGQVTTVWSKVANAQRIIICNDEVYNDEVRRTLLRQAAPPGMKVNVVNIEKAVAVYHNPQYQDETVFYLFTRPQDALAMVRQGVKIGTLNIGGMAWRPGKKQLTKAVSLDDDDINAFHELNNLGVTLDLRVVASDPSINIIDKIKEQLVAN; this is encoded by the coding sequence ATGAACATTACGCTCGCCCGCATTGATGACCGCCTAATCCACGGCCAGGTCACTACCGTCTGGTCGAAAGTGGCTAACGCCCAGCGCATTATTATCTGCAATGACGAGGTGTATAACGATGAAGTGCGCCGGACATTATTGCGTCAGGCCGCCCCGCCGGGAATGAAAGTTAACGTGGTCAATATTGAAAAAGCCGTCGCGGTGTATCACAACCCGCAATATCAGGACGAAACCGTATTTTATCTTTTTACCCGACCTCAGGATGCCTTAGCGATGGTTCGCCAGGGAGTAAAAATCGGCACCCTGAATATTGGCGGCATGGCCTGGCGACCCGGTAAAAAACAGTTAACCAAAGCAGTTTCATTAGATGACGATGATATTAACGCATTTCATGAGTTAAATAATCTTGGCGTCACGCTGGATTTACGCGTTGTAGCATCAGATCCTTCAATCAATATTATCGACAAAATAAAAGAACAGTTAGTCGCAAATTAA
- a CDS encoding mannose/fructose/sorbose PTS transporter subunit IIA, producing the protein MVNAIFCAHGKLACAMLESVQMVYGDARVEAVEFVPGENAGDIVAKLEKLASIHNHDEWLIAVDLQCGSPWNAAAALAMCNPHLRVISGLSLPLALELVDNQDSMNVDELCEHLTQIAKQTCVVWKQLATAEEDF; encoded by the coding sequence ATGGTCAATGCCATTTTTTGCGCCCATGGCAAATTAGCCTGCGCCATGCTGGAATCGGTTCAGATGGTGTACGGCGACGCTAGGGTCGAGGCAGTTGAATTTGTGCCCGGCGAGAACGCCGGAGACATTGTGGCAAAGCTGGAAAAGTTAGCGAGCATTCACAATCATGACGAGTGGCTAATCGCCGTGGATTTACAGTGCGGTAGCCCGTGGAATGCAGCAGCGGCACTTGCGATGTGCAATCCGCACCTGCGGGTGATAAGCGGCCTTTCCCTGCCACTGGCGCTCGAACTGGTCGATAACCAGGACAGCATGAACGTTGATGAACTGTGTGAACACCTGACGCAAATCGCAAAGCAAACCTGCGTTGTCTGGAAACAACTGGCAACGGCAGAGGAGGATTTCTGA
- a CDS encoding SDR family oxidoreductase — translation MPNWLNLQDKIIIVTGGASGIGLAIVDELLAQGANVQMVDIHGGDGQYESHKGYQFWPTDISSAKEVNHTVAEIIQHFGRIDGLVNNAGVNFPRLLVDEKAPTGQYELNEAAFEKMVNINQKGVFLMSQAVARQMVKQHDGVIVNVSSESGLEGSEGQSCYAATKAALNSFTRSWSKELGKHGIRVVGIAPGILEKTGLRTPEYEEALAWTRNITVEQLREGYTKNAIPIGRAGKLAEVADFVSYLLSERASYITGVTTNIAGGKTRG, via the coding sequence ATGCCAAATTGGTTAAATTTGCAGGATAAAATCATTATTGTCACCGGTGGCGCATCCGGCATTGGTCTGGCGATTGTGGATGAATTATTAGCACAAGGCGCGAATGTACAGATGGTCGATATTCACGGTGGCGATGGTCAATATGAAAGTCATAAAGGTTATCAGTTCTGGCCGACCGATATTTCCAGCGCCAAAGAGGTAAATCATACGGTAGCGGAAATTATTCAGCATTTTGGTCGCATCGACGGTCTGGTCAATAACGCCGGGGTCAATTTCCCGCGTCTACTGGTCGATGAGAAAGCGCCTACCGGGCAGTATGAACTCAACGAAGCTGCATTCGAAAAAATGGTCAATATCAACCAGAAAGGCGTTTTTCTGATGTCGCAGGCGGTGGCGCGGCAGATGGTAAAACAACACGATGGCGTGATTGTGAATGTTTCCTCGGAAAGCGGTCTGGAAGGCTCAGAAGGCCAAAGCTGTTACGCCGCCACCAAAGCTGCGCTCAATAGCTTCACGCGCTCCTGGTCGAAAGAGTTGGGTAAACATGGTATCCGCGTGGTGGGCATCGCGCCGGGGATTCTGGAAAAAACCGGGCTGCGCACGCCGGAATATGAAGAGGCGCTGGCGTGGACGCGCAATATCACCGTCGAACAGCTGCGTGAAGGCTATACCAAAAACGCCATTCCTATTGGGCGCGCCGGAAAATTAGCAGAAGTTGCTGATTTTGTTAGTTATCTGCTATCTGAACGCGCCAGTTATATCACCGGAGTAACCACTAACATTGCGGGCGGAAAAACGCGCGGCTAA
- a CDS encoding sugar-binding transcriptional regulator: MENSDDIRLIVKIAQLYYEQDMTQAQIARELGIYRTTISRLLKRGREQGIVTIAINYDYNENLWLEQQLKQKFGLKEAVVVSGRDEEEDAQLAVMGLHGAQLLDRLLEPGDIVGFSWGRAVSALVENLPQAGQSRQLICVPIIGGPSGKLESRYHVNTLTYSAAAKLKGESQLADFPALLDNPLIRNGIMQSQHFKTISAYWDNLDVALVGIGSPAIRDGANWHAFYGGEESDDLNARQVAGDICSRFFDIHGAMVETNMSEKTLSIEMNKLKQARYSIGIAIGEEKYSGIIGALRGKYINCLVTNSNTAELLLK, from the coding sequence ATGGAAAACAGTGACGATATCCGTTTGATTGTGAAGATTGCCCAACTCTATTACGAACAGGACATGACGCAGGCGCAAATCGCCCGCGAACTGGGTATTTATCGGACCACCATCAGCCGCTTACTTAAACGGGGCCGCGAACAGGGAATTGTCACCATCGCCATCAACTATGACTACAACGAAAACCTCTGGCTGGAGCAGCAACTGAAGCAAAAGTTTGGTCTGAAAGAAGCTGTGGTGGTATCAGGGCGCGATGAAGAGGAAGACGCTCAGTTGGCGGTAATGGGGTTACACGGCGCGCAATTGTTAGATCGTTTGCTGGAACCTGGTGATATTGTTGGTTTTTCCTGGGGCCGCGCGGTGAGCGCACTGGTTGAAAACTTGCCGCAGGCGGGGCAATCGCGGCAGTTAATTTGCGTGCCGATTATTGGCGGCCCGTCCGGTAAACTCGAAAGCCGCTATCACGTAAACACATTAACCTACAGCGCGGCGGCAAAGCTGAAAGGGGAATCGCAGCTCGCGGATTTTCCAGCTCTGCTGGATAACCCCTTAATTCGTAATGGGATCATGCAGTCTCAGCACTTTAAAACCATCTCAGCCTACTGGGATAATCTGGATGTCGCCCTGGTGGGGATTGGCTCACCGGCTATTCGCGATGGCGCCAACTGGCATGCATTTTATGGCGGCGAAGAGAGTGACGACCTGAATGCCCGTCAGGTTGCCGGTGATATTTGCTCACGCTTTTTTGATATTCATGGCGCAATGGTCGAAACGAATATGAGCGAGAAAACACTCTCTATCGAAATGAATAAACTAAAGCAGGCACGTTATTCCATTGGTATTGCTATAGGTGAAGAGAAATATAGCGGAATTATTGGCGCACTGCGTGGAAAATATATTAATTGTCTGGTAACGAATAGCAACACAGCTGAACTATTACTGAAATAA
- the rluF gene encoding 23S rRNA pseudouridine(2604) synthase RluF, whose translation MLPDSSVRLNKYISESGICSRREADRYIEQGNVFLNGKRATIGDQVKPGDVVKVNGQLIEPREAEDLVLIALNKPVGIVSTTEDGERDNIVDFVNHSKRVFPIGRLDKDSQGLIFLTNHGDLVNKILRAGNDHEKEYLVTVDKPITEEFIRGMSAGVPILGTVTKKCKVKKEAPFVFRITLVQGLNRQIRRMCEHFGYEVKKLERTRIMNVSLSGIPLGEWRDLTDDELIDLFKLIENSSSEAKPKAKAKPKTAGIKRPVVKVEKTAEKGGRPASNGKRFASPGRKKKGR comes from the coding sequence ATGCTGCCCGACTCATCAGTCCGTTTAAATAAATACATCAGCGAAAGCGGAATTTGCTCACGCCGCGAAGCGGATCGCTATATCGAGCAAGGCAATGTGTTCCTTAATGGCAAGCGTGCCACCATTGGCGATCAGGTGAAACCCGGCGACGTTGTGAAAGTAAACGGTCAGTTGATTGAGCCTCGGGAAGCCGAAGATTTGGTACTTATCGCCCTGAACAAGCCCGTAGGCATTGTCAGCACCACCGAAGATGGCGAGCGCGATAACATTGTCGATTTCGTTAACCACAGCAAACGCGTGTTCCCGATTGGTCGCCTGGATAAAGACTCCCAGGGGCTGATTTTCCTCACCAATCACGGCGATCTGGTGAATAAGATCCTCCGTGCGGGTAACGATCATGAGAAAGAATATCTGGTGACGGTCGATAAACCGATCACCGAGGAGTTTATTCGCGGCATGAGTGCGGGGGTGCCAATCCTCGGGACAGTGACCAAAAAGTGCAAAGTTAAAAAAGAAGCGCCGTTTGTCTTTCGCATTACGTTAGTGCAGGGGCTGAACCGTCAGATCCGTCGCATGTGCGAGCACTTTGGTTACGAAGTGAAAAAGCTGGAACGTACGCGCATTATGAACGTCAGCTTAAGCGGCATTCCGCTGGGAGAATGGCGCGATTTAACCGACGACGAGCTTATCGATCTCTTTAAGCTCATTGAAAATTCCTCTTCCGAGGCGAAGCCCAAAGCGAAGGCCAAACCGAAAACGGCAGGCATCAAACGCCCGGTGGTGAAGGTAGAAAAAACGGCGGAGAAAGGTGGCCGCCCGGCATCAAACGGCAAGCGTTTCGCCTCGCCGGGGCGGAAGAAAAAAGGTCGTTAA
- a CDS encoding DUF3811 domain-containing protein — MALPRITQKEMTEREQRELKTLLDRARIAHGRVLTNAETNSIKKEYIDKLMVEREAEAKKARQLKKKQAYKPDPEASFSWSANTSTRGKR, encoded by the coding sequence ATGGCACTCCCCCGTATTACTCAAAAAGAGATGACTGAACGCGAGCAGCGCGAACTGAAGACGCTGCTGGATCGAGCGCGTATTGCACATGGTCGCGTGCTGACCAACGCCGAAACCAACAGCATTAAGAAAGAGTACATCGATAAATTAATGGTTGAGCGTGAGGCTGAAGCGAAAAAAGCCCGCCAGTTGAAAAAAAAGCAGGCTTATAAACCGGATCCTGAAGCGTCATTCAGTTGGTCGGCAAATACGTCGACGCGCGGCAAACGCTGA
- a CDS encoding lipopolysaccharide N-acetylglucosaminyltransferase: MVDKIIFTVTPIFSIPPRCAAAVETWIYQVAKMTRIPNRIVCIKEEGYSDITTVSERCSIHRIGFGRIYKRIFQKLTRIDPFPYSQRILNVANDFNITDNSVIVVHNSMKLYRQIRERSPHAKIVMHMHNAYEPKGMDVNVKMLVPSNYLKDYYQRLLPDADIAIVPNGTDPYNTDKHHAKINRSDLNIPPDKKIIFYAGRISPEKGLMLLLQAFELLIRTRDDIELVVIGDYASKSKGEKGIYQQKIRELAKQPGSHCHMLGGVTPEEMHQYYSLADLVVIPSQFQEPFCMVAIEAMSAGKPVLVSTRGGMIEFVKDKDTGYHLQEPMTPETIAVDIEKTLNNPDLLSVAHHGKQFVMENYLWWQVTHKFETVISNWFD, encoded by the coding sequence ATGGTTGATAAAATAATTTTCACTGTTACGCCAATTTTTTCCATTCCTCCACGTTGCGCCGCTGCTGTAGAAACCTGGATTTATCAGGTTGCTAAGATGACAAGAATACCGAATAGAATTGTTTGTATAAAAGAAGAAGGTTATTCTGATATCACCACTGTCAGTGAACGATGTTCAATTCATCGCATCGGATTCGGTCGAATTTATAAACGCATATTTCAGAAATTGACGCGTATAGATCCCTTTCCTTATTCTCAACGAATTTTGAATGTCGCTAACGATTTCAATATTACGGATAACAGTGTAATCGTTGTGCATAATAGCATGAAATTATATCGCCAGATTCGTGAGCGTTCACCTCATGCAAAAATAGTGATGCATATGCATAACGCTTATGAGCCAAAAGGAATGGATGTCAATGTCAAAATGCTCGTCCCCAGTAACTATTTAAAAGACTATTATCAAAGGCTTCTTCCTGATGCAGATATCGCTATAGTTCCAAATGGAACAGATCCATATAATACGGACAAGCACCATGCCAAAATAAACAGATCTGATCTGAACATCCCCCCTGACAAGAAGATTATATTTTATGCGGGAAGGATATCTCCTGAAAAAGGATTGATGTTACTTCTACAAGCGTTTGAACTACTCATCAGAACCCGTGATGATATAGAACTGGTTGTTATCGGAGATTATGCGAGCAAAAGTAAGGGTGAAAAAGGAATTTACCAACAGAAAATTCGAGAATTAGCAAAACAACCAGGTTCACACTGCCATATGTTAGGAGGTGTCACTCCTGAGGAAATGCATCAATATTATTCTTTAGCTGATTTAGTTGTTATTCCATCTCAATTTCAGGAGCCATTTTGTATGGTGGCAATAGAAGCTATGAGCGCAGGTAAACCTGTACTGGTGAGTACTCGAGGTGGAATGATAGAATTTGTAAAAGATAAAGATACTGGCTATCACCTGCAAGAACCGATGACACCCGAAACAATTGCTGTGGATATAGAAAAAACACTTAACAATCCTGATTTACTTAGTGTTGCCCATCACGGAAAACAATTTGTCATGGAAAATTATTTATGGTGGCAAGTCACTCACAAGTTTGAAACTGTAATTAGCAATTGGTTTGATTGA
- a CDS encoding DUF4376 domain-containing protein, producing the protein MTQYAYYNPVTFEVIDWIDDSLLNVVLLDSVIPVNDEQWKLKDNICWICLDPFKIITTPPPDNFYILENDKWVYDKTLFTIALENTKTQVTQEIKNRRDEITVDYIIINNHHFHSDTNSRIQQMSLTKMGLAKQIPAGLMWQTKNHGLIELTNEIAAQFESVTMDHDMRLFANAQRHIAAVEALDDIQAVLDYDYSTGWQP; encoded by the coding sequence ATGACACAATATGCATATTACAATCCAGTAACTTTTGAAGTTATTGACTGGATAGACGATTCTTTATTAAATGTTGTGTTACTGGACTCGGTAATACCAGTAAATGATGAGCAATGGAAATTAAAGGATAATATCTGCTGGATATGTCTTGACCCATTCAAAATTATCACCACACCACCTCCGGATAACTTTTATATCTTAGAGAATGATAAATGGGTATATGACAAAACGTTATTTACCATTGCACTAGAGAATACCAAGACCCAGGTTACACAGGAAATAAAAAATCGACGAGATGAAATAACGGTAGACTACATCATCATCAATAACCATCACTTCCACAGTGATACAAACAGCCGTATCCAGCAGATGTCGTTAACCAAAATGGGCCTGGCGAAGCAGATCCCGGCAGGTTTAATGTGGCAGACCAAAAACCACGGTCTGATCGAGTTAACCAACGAAATCGCTGCCCAGTTTGAATCGGTAACAATGGATCACGATATGCGCTTGTTCGCCAACGCCCAGCGCCATATCGCAGCAGTGGAAGCTCTGGACGATATTCAGGCGGTGCTCGACTACGATTACTCCACAGGCTGGCAACCATGA
- a CDS encoding phage tail-collar fiber domain-containing protein yields MDNEFYTLLTDRGMAKIANALADKKQLHLQKMAVGDSGGQYYEPTVSQTKLRHEVWRGDLNTLTVAPNNPNWLIAELVLPENIGGWYVREVGVYDTDGELIAIGKFPESYKPLLPGGCGKQVCIRLIMEVSNTAAVTLTVDPSIVLATRDYVDSQLDEHERSTNHPDATLTQKGFTQLSNATDSDDETKAATPKAVKAAMIEARNHRHTWSQITDIPDSTLTQKGIVKLNNATNSNSTTEAATPSAVKAAYDLANSKAAGSHTHPWGQITGVPDGTLTQKGIVKLNNATDSNSTTEAATPSAVKAAIDKANAAYSRSTNSHIQFFTTNGTFTVPDGVSLLFIEMLGGGGGGGGGGYAKGNSGFPYSTQGFGGQCGETKLSIVTVIPGTNYAVTVGAGGVGGQGGKLESKMGSTGGILWNVHASDGMQGGNSSFADSVAYGGTGGNGSGNTMVDQHSAPGGNGMNSLYGLGGIGLALSNGGNAVGYGAGGAGGSAANNQTSASFSGGRGSDGFVKISW; encoded by the coding sequence ATGGATAATGAGTTTTATACTCTACTCACCGACAGGGGAATGGCAAAAATTGCCAATGCTCTGGCGGATAAAAAACAGCTTCATCTACAAAAAATGGCTGTTGGCGACAGCGGAGGACAATATTATGAACCCACCGTCAGCCAAACTAAATTACGCCATGAAGTATGGCGCGGTGATTTAAATACATTAACAGTTGCACCAAATAACCCTAACTGGTTAATTGCGGAACTCGTGCTGCCCGAAAATATCGGCGGCTGGTATGTACGTGAAGTTGGCGTTTATGATACTGATGGTGAATTGATCGCTATCGGTAAATTCCCGGAATCGTATAAACCGCTATTACCCGGCGGCTGCGGTAAGCAAGTTTGCATTCGTCTCATTATGGAAGTGTCCAACACGGCTGCGGTAACACTCACCGTTGACCCCAGTATTGTACTGGCAACACGGGATTATGTTGATTCACAACTGGATGAACATGAGCGTTCGACTAATCATCCTGATGCTACGTTAACGCAAAAAGGCTTTACACAGTTGAGTAACGCCACTGACAGTGATGACGAAACCAAAGCGGCTACGCCAAAAGCGGTGAAAGCGGCAATGATTGAGGCTCGAAATCATCGTCATACCTGGAGTCAGATTACTGATATACCAGATAGTACGCTGACGCAAAAAGGGATTGTGAAGCTTAATAACGCAACCAATAGCAACAGCACGACAGAGGCGGCAACACCGAGCGCGGTTAAGGCGGCGTATGACCTGGCGAATAGTAAAGCTGCGGGTAGTCATACGCATCCCTGGGGACAGATTACGGGTGTTCCGGATGGTACCCTGACACAAAAAGGGATTGTGAAGCTTAATAACGCGACGGATAGCAACAGTACGACGGAGGCGGCGACACCGAGCGCGGTGAAGGCGGCAATAGATAAGGCTAATGCTGCATATAGTAGGTCAACGAATTCTCACATCCAGTTCTTTACCACCAATGGAACGTTTACTGTTCCTGATGGGGTGTCCTTACTTTTTATAGAAATGCTCGGTGGCGGAGGCGGTGGCGGTGGCGGTGGATACGCAAAAGGCAACTCTGGTTTTCCATATAGTACGCAGGGTTTTGGCGGTCAATGCGGAGAAACAAAATTATCAATAGTCACAGTCATTCCAGGAACAAATTACGCTGTCACTGTCGGAGCGGGAGGTGTAGGTGGTCAAGGGGGAAAATTAGAATCAAAGATGGGATCAACTGGAGGTATTCTTTGGAATGTTCATGCCTCAGATGGCATGCAAGGCGGGAACTCATCATTTGCTGACAGCGTAGCTTACGGGGGAACAGGTGGAAACGGTAGTGGGAATACCATGGTTGACCAACACTCTGCTCCTGGTGGGAATGGAATGAATTCACTATATGGCCTAGGGGGGATTGGTTTAGCCCTTTCTAACGGAGGTAATGCCGTTGGTTATGGTGCCGGTGGTGCTGGTGGTAGTGCAGCAAATAATCAAACATCAGCATCTTTTTCCGGCGGACGCGGCTCAGATGGCTTTGTAAAAATATCATGGTGA